A DNA window from Delphinus delphis chromosome 6, mDelDel1.2, whole genome shotgun sequence contains the following coding sequences:
- the ABCA2 gene encoding ATP-binding cassette sub-family A member 2 isoform X2 — translation MGFLHQLQLLLWKNVTLKRRSPWVLAFEIFIPLVLFFILLGLRQKKPTISVKEAFYTAAPLTSAGILPVMQSLCPDGQRDEFGFLQYANSTVTQLLERLNRVVEEGNLFDPARPSLGSELEALRQHLEALRSGLDTWESHLDRPAVSSFSLDSAVRDPRELWRFLTQNLSLPDGTAQALLAAQVDLPEVYRLLFGSSPALDAGSGIPRDPEPWSHQGSNPLFRMEELLLTPALLEQLTCTPGSRELGRILTVPPGQETALQGYRDAICRGQAAVRAQRFSGLAAELRNQLDVAKIAQQLGLDAPNGSAPQPQPAPPRRLQALLEDLLDAQKVLQDVDVLSALALLLPQGACTGRPPGPPANGPGGAANGTGAGAGVGSNTTSEEGAPSAAAPASSSDVLQGQCSAFVQLWAGLQPILCGNNRTIEPEALRRGNMSSLGFTSKEQRNLGLLVHLMTSNPKVLYAPAGSEADRVILKANETFALVGNVTHYAQVWLNISAEIRSYLEQGRLQQHLRWLQQYVAELRLHPEALSLSPEELPPALRQDNFSLPNGSVLLQQLDTIDNAACGWIQFMSKVSVDIFKGFPDEESIVNYTLNQAYQDNVTVFASVIFQTRKDGSLPPHVHYKIRQNSSFTEKTNEIRRAYWRPGPNTGGRFYFLYGFVWIQDMMERAIIDTFVGHDVVEPGNYVQMFPYPCYTRDDFLFVIEHMMPLCMVISWVYSVAMTIQHIVAEKEHRLKEVMKTMGLNNAVHWVAWFITGFVQLSISVTALTAILKYGQVLMHSHVVIIWLFLAVYAVATIMFCFLVSVLYSKAKLASACGGIIYFLSYVPYMYVAIREEVAHDKITAFEKCIASLMSTTAFGLGSKYFALYEVAGVGIQWHTFSQSPVEGDDFNLLLAVTMLMADAVVYGVLTWYIEAVHPGMYGLPRPWYFPLQKSYWLGSGRTEAWEWSWPWARAPRLSVMEEDQACAMESRRLEETRGMEEEPTHLPLVVCVDKLTKVYKNDKKLALNRLSLNLYENQVVSFLGHNGAGKTTTMSILTGLFPPTSGSATIYGHDIRTEMDEIRKNLGMCPQHNVLFDRLTVEEHLWFYSRLKSMAQGEIRKEMDKMIEDLELSNKRHSLVQTLSGGMKRKLSVAIAFVGGSRAIILDEPTAGVDPYARRAIWDLILKYKPGRTILLSTHHMDEADLLGDRIAIISHGKLKCCGSPLFLKGAYGDGYRLTLVKRPAEPGDPQEPGLTASPPGRAQLSSCSEPQVSQFIRKHVASCLLVSDTSTELSYILPSEAAKKGAFERLFQHLERSLDALHLSSFGLMDTTLEEVFLKVSEEDQSLENSEADVKESRKDVLPGAVDSLSREGHAGNLARCAELAQSQVSLQSASSVGSARGDEGAGYTDVCGDYRPLCDNLQDPDNVSLQEAEAETLLRVGQGSRKLEGWWLKVRQFHGLLVKRFHCARRNSKALSSQILLPAFFVCVAMTVALSVPEIGDLPPLVLSPSQYHNYTQPRGNFIPYANEERREYRLRLSPDAGPQQLVSTFRLPSGVGATCVLKSPANGSLGPTLNLSSGESRLLATRFFDSMCLESFTQGLPLSNFVPPPPSPAPSDSPVSLDEDPPQAWNTSLLPTSSPENWTSAPSLPRLVREPVRCTCSGQGTGFSCPGSVGGHPPQMRVVTGDILTDITGHNVSEYLLFTSDRFRLHRYGAITFGNVQKSIPASFGARAPAMVRRIAVRRAAQVFYNNKGYHSMPTYLNSLNNAILRANLPKSKGSPAAYGGLQGTDVVIAIFIIVAMSFVPASFVVFLVAEKATKAKHLQFVSGCNPVIYWLANYVWDMLNYLVPATCCVIILFVFDLPAYTSPTNFPAVLSLFLLYGWSITPIMYPASFWFEVPSSAYVFLIVINLFIGITATVATFLLQLFEHDKDLKVVNSYLKSCFLIFPNYNLGHGLMEMAYNEYINEYYAKIGQFDKMKSPFEWDIVTRGLVAMAVEGFVGFLLTIMCQFNFLRQPQRMPVSTKPVEDDVDVASERQRVLRGDADNDMVKIENLTKVYKSRKLGRILAVDRLCLGVRPGECFGLLGVNGAGKTSTFKMLTGDESTTGGEAFVNGHSVLKELLQVQQSLGYCPQFDALFDELTAREHLQLYTRLRGIPWKDEARVVKWALEKLELTKYADKPAGTYSGGNKRKLSTAIALIGYPAFIFLDEPTTGMDPKARRFLWNLILDLIKTGRSVVLTSHSMEECEALCTRLAIMVNGRLRCLGSIQHLKNRFGDGYMITVRTKGSQNVKDVVRFFSRNFPEAVLKERHHTKVQYQLKSEHISLAQVFSKMEQVVGVLGLEDYSVSQTTLDNVFVNFAKKQSDNLEPQEAEPPSALQSPLGRLLSLFRPRPPTTELRALVADEPEDLDTEDEGLISFEEERAQLSFNTDTLC, via the exons ATGGGCTTCCTGCAccagctgcagctgctgctctGGAAGAACGTGACGCTGAAGCGCCGGAGCCCG TGGGTCCTGGCCTTCGAGATTTTCATCCCTCTCGTCCTCTTCTTCATCCTGCTGGGGCTTCGGCAGAAGAAGCCGACCATCTCTGTGAAGGAAG CCTTCTACACGGCAGCCCCCCTCACCTCTGCCGGCATCCTGCCCGTCATGCAGTCGCTGTGCCCGGATGGCCAGCGGGACGAGTTTGGCTTCCTTCAGTACGCCAACTCCAC GGTCACGCAGCTGTTGGAGCGTCTCAACCGCGTGGTGGAGGAGGGCAACCTGTTTGACCCCGCGAGGCCCAGCCTGGGCTCGGAACTCGAGGCGCTGCGCCAGCACCTGGAGGCCCTCAGATCTGGCCTGGACACCTGGGAGAGCCACCTTGACCGACCTGCAG TGTCCTCCTTCTCTCTGGACTCGGCGGTCAGGGACCCACGGGAGCTCTGGCGTTTCCTGACGCAGAACCTGTCGCTGCCTGATGGCACGGCCCAGGCTCTCCTGGCCGCCCAGGTGGACCTGCCTGAG GTGTATCGCCTGCTTTTTGGTTCTTCACCTGCCCTGGATGCGGGGTCAGGCATCCCCAGGGATCCGGAGCCCTGGAGCCACCAGGGCAGCAATCCCCTATTCCGAATGGAG GAGCTGTTGTtgacccctgccctcctggagcagcTCACCTGCACGCCAGGCTCCAGGGAGTTGGGCCGGATCCTCACGGTGCCCCCGGGTCAGGAGACAGCGCTGCAGGGCTACCGGGACGCCATCTGCAGGGGTCAGGCTGCAGTGCGTGCCCAGCGCTTTTCTGGGCTGGCCGCTGAGCTCCGGAACCAACTGGATGTGGCCAAGATTGCCCAGCAG CTGGGCCTGGATGCCCCCAACGGCTCCGCCCCGCAGCCGCAGCCAGCCCCTCCCCGGCGGCTGCAGGCGCTGCTGGAAGACCTGTTGGACGCCCAAAAGGTTCTGCAGGATGTGGATGTCCTCTCGGCCCTGGCCCTGCTGCTGCCTCAGGGTGCCTGCACGGGCCGGcctcctgggcccccagccaACGGCCCTGGCGGGGCGGCCAACGGCACCGGGGCTGGGGCAGGCGTGGGCTCCAACACCACGTCCGAGGAGGGTGCCCCGTCCGCTGCAGCCCCGGCCTCCTCCTCGGACGTGCTGCAGGGCCAGTGCTCAGCCTTTGTGCAGCTCTGGGCGGGCCTGCAGCCCATCCTGTGTGGCAACAACCG CACCATCGAGCCCGAGGCGCTGCGGAGGGGCAACATGAGCTCCCTGGGCTTCACGAGCAAGGAGCAGCGGAACCTGGGCCTCCTCGTGCACCTCATGACCAGCAACCCCAAGGTCCTGTACGCGCCAGCGGGCTCCGAGGCAGATCGCGTCATCCTCAAG GCCAACGAGACCTTCGCCCTTGTAGGCAACGTGACTCACTACGCCCAGGTCTGGCTCAACATCTCAGCTGAGATCCGCAGCTACCTGGAGCAGGGCCGGCTGCAGCAACACCTGCGCTGGCTGCAGCAG TATGTGGCAGAGCTGCGGCTGCACCCGGAGGCACTGAGCCTGTCGCCAGAGGAGCTGCCGCCTGCCCTGCGCCAGGACAACTTCTCCCTGCCCAATGGCTCGGTCCTCCTGCAGCAGCTGGACACCATCGACAATGCGGCCTGCGGCTGGATCCAGTTCATGTCCAAG GTGAGTGTGGACATCTTCAAGGGTTTTCCCGACGAGGAGAGCATCGTCAACTACACCCTCAACCAGGCTTACCAGGACAACGTCACCGTGTTTGCCA GCGTGATCTTCCAGACCCGCAAGGATGGCTCCCTGCCACCCCACGTGCACTACAAGATCCGCCAGAACTCCAGCTTCACTGAGAAAACCAACGAGATCCGCAGGGCCTACTGGCGGCCGGGGCCCAACACCGGCGGCCGCTTCTACTTCCTGTATGGCTTCGTCTGGATCCAGG ACATGATGGAGCGCGCCATCATTGACACCTTCGTGGGCCACGACGTGGTGGAGCCAGGCAACTACGTGCAGATGTTCCCCTACCCCTGCTACACACGGGACGA ctttcTGTTTGTCATCGAGCACATGATGCCGCTCTGCATGGTGATTTCCTGGGTCTACTCCGTGGCCATGACCATCCAGCACATTGTGGCAGAGAAGGAGCATCGGCTGAAGGAG GTGATGAAGACCATGGGCCTGAACAATGCCGTGCACTGGGTGGCCTGGTTCATCACGGGCTTTGTGCAGCTCTCCATCTCAGTGACGGCGCTGACCGCCATCCTCAAGTACGGCCAGGTCCTCATGCACAGCCACGTGGTCATCATCTGGCTCTTCCTGGCCGTCTACGCCGTGGCCACCATCATGTTCTG TTTCCTGGTGTCCGTGCTGTACTCCAAGGCCAAGCTGGCCTCGGCCTGTGGCGGCATCATCTACTTCCTGAGCTACGTGCCCTACATGTACGTGGCGATCCGCGAGGAGGTGGCCCACGACAAGATCACCGCCTTCGAGAAGTGCATCGCG TCCCTGATGTCCACGACAGCCTTCGGCCTGGGCTCCAAGTACTTCGCCCTGTACGAGGTGGCGGGCGTGGGTATCCAGTGGCACACGTTCAGCCAGTCGCCCGTGGAAGGGGACGACTTCAACCTGCTCTTGGCTGTCACCATGCTGATGGCAGACGCAGTCGTCTACGGTGTGCTCACGTGGTACATCGAGGCCGTGCACCCAG GCATGTACGGGCTGCCCCGGCCCTGGTACTTCCCACTGCAGAAGTCCTACTGGCTGGGCAGCGGGCGGACGGAAGCGTGGGAGTGGAGCTGGCCGTGGGCTCGCGCGCCGCGCCTCAGCGTCATGGAGGAGGACCAGGCCTGTGCCATGGAGAGCCGGCGCTTGG AGGAGACGCGGGGCATGGAGGAGGAGCCCACCCACCTGCCGCTGGTGGTCTGCGTGGACAAGCTCACCAAGGTCTACAAGAACGACAAGAAGCTGGCCTTGAACAGGCTGAGCCTAAACCTCTACGAGAACCAGGTGGTGTCCTTCCTGGGCCACAACGGGGCTGGCAAGACCACTACCAT GTCTATCCTCACCGGCCTGTTCCCACCGACATCGGGTTCGGCCACCATCTACGGGCACGACATTCGCACGGAGATGGACGAGATCCGCAAGAACCTGGGCATGTGTCCCCAGCACAACGTGCTCTTCGACCGGCTCACGGTGGAGGAGCACCTCTGGTTCTACTCGAGGCTCAAGAGCATGGCCCAGGGGGAGATCCGCAAGGAGATGGACAA GATGATCGAGGACCTGGAGCTCTCCAACAAGCGGCACTCGCTGGTGCAGACGCTGTCCGGCGGCATGAAACGCAAGCTCTCCGTGGCCATCGCCTTTGTGGGCGGCTCCCGTGCCATCATCCTGGATGAGCCCACGGCCGGCGTGGACCCCTACGCACGCCGCGCCATCTGGGACCTCATCCTGAAGTACAAGCCAG GCCGCACCATCCTCCTGTCCACCCACCACATGGACGAGGCCGACCTGCTTGGGGATCGCATTGCCATCATCTCCCACGGGAAGCTCAAGTGCTGTGGCTCCCCGCTGTTTCTCAAGGGTGCTTACGGGGATGGCTACCGCCTCACGCTGGTCAAGCGGCCTGCCGAGCCCGGGGACCCCCAAG AGCCAGGGCTGACAGCCAGCCCCCCAGGTCGGGCCCAGCTGAGCAGCTGCTCCGAGCCCCAGGTTTCCCAGTTCATCCGCAAACATGTGGCCTCCTGCCTGCTGGTCTCGGACACCAGCACCGAGCTCTCTTACATCCTGCCCAGCGAGGCCGCCAAGAAGGGAGCCTTTGAGCGCCTCTTTCag CACCTGGAGCGCAGTCTGGATGCCCTGCACCTGAGCAGCTTTGGGCTGATGGACACGACACTGGAGGAGGTGTTCCTTAAGGTATCGGAGGAGGACCAGTCGCTGGAGAACAGCGAGGCAG ACGTGAAAGAGTCCAGGAAAGACGTGCTGCCTGGGGCCGTGGACTCATTGTCGAGGGAGGGTCACGCTGGCAACCTGGCCCGGTGCGCAGAGCTGGCACAGTCACAGGTGTCGCTGCAGTCTGCGTCCTCGGTGGGCTCTGCCCGTGGTGACGAGGGGGCCGGCTACACCGATGTCTGTGGCGACTACCGCCCCCTCTGTGACAACTTGCAGGACCCCGACAACGTCAGCTTGCAAG AGGCCGAGGCGGAGACCCTCTTGCGGGTCGGCCAGGGCAGCCGCAAGCTGGAGGGCTGGTGGCTGAAGGTGCGCCAGTTCCACGGGCTCCTGGTGAAGCGCTTCCACTGTGCTCGACGCAACTCCAAGGCGCTGTCCTCTCAGATCCTGCTACCTGCCTTCTTTGTCTGCGTGGCTATGACGGTGGCACTCTCCGTCCCAGAGATCG GCGACCTGCCCCCGCTGGTCCTGTCTCCCTCCCAGTACCACAACTACACCCAGCCCCGCGGCAACTTCATCCCCTATGCCAACGAGGAGCGCCGGGAGTACCG ATTGCGGCTGTCCCCCGACGCCGGACCCCAGCAGCTGGTGAGCACCTTCCGGCTGCCGTCAGGCGTGGGCGCCACGTGTGTGCTCAAGTCTCCGGCTAACGGCTCGCTGGGGCCCACGCTGAACCTGAGCAGTGGTGAGTCGCGCCTGCTGGCCACGCGGTTCTTCGACAGCATGTGCCTCGAGTCCTTCACGCAGGGGCTGCCGCTGTCCAACTTTGTGCCGCCCCCACCCTCGCCTGCCCCGTCTGACTCCCCCGTGTCCCTGGATGAGGACCCGCCGCAGGCCTGGAACACCTCCCTGCTGCCCACCTCCTCGCCAG AGAACTGGACGTCGGCACCCTCCCTGCCACGCCTGGTGCGGGAGCCCGTCCGCTGCACCTGCTCTGGGCAGGGCACCGGCTTCTCCTGTCCCGGCAGTGTGGGCGGGCACCCGCCCCAGATGCGGGTGGTCACGGGTGACATCCTGACCGACATCACCGGCCACAATGTCTCTGAGTACCTGCTCTTTACCTCCGACCGCTTCCGGCTGCACCG GTACGGGGCCATCACCTTCGGCAACGTCCAGAAGTCCATCCCAGCCTCGTTTGGCGCCCGGGCCCCGGCCATGGTGCGGAGGATCGCGGTGCGGCGGGCAGCCCAG GTTTTCTACAACAACAAGGGCTACCACAGCATGCCCACCTACCTCAACAGCCTCAACAATGCCATCCTGCGTGCCAACTTGCCCAAGAGCAAGGGCAGCCCTGCGGCCTATGGTGG GCTGCAGGGCACGGATGTGGTCATCGCCATCTTCATCATCGTGGCCATGTCCTTCGTGCCGGCCAGCTTCGTGGTCTTCCTGGTGGCTGAGAAGGCCACCAAGGCCAAGCACCTGCAGTTTGTCAGCGGCTGTAACCCTGTCATCTACTGGCTGGCTAACTACGTGTGGGACATG CTCAACTACCTGGTCCCGGCCACCTGCTGTGTCATCATCCTATTTGTGTTTGACTTGCCGGCCTACACGTCACCCACCAACTTCCCCGCCGTGCTCTCCCTCTTCCTGCTCTACGG GTGGTCCATCACCCCCATCATGTACCCGGCCTCCTTCTGGTTCGAGGTCCCCAGCTCGGCCTATGTGTTTCTTATCGTCATCAACCTTTTCATCGGCATCACGGCCACCGTGGCCACCTTCCTACTGCAGCTCTTTGAGCATGACAAg GACCTGAAGGTTGTCAACAGTTACCTGAAAAGCTGCTTCCTCATCTTCCCCAACTACAACCTGGGCCACGGACTCATGGAGATGGCCTACAACGAGTACATCAACGAGTACTACGCCAAGATCG GCCAGTTTGACAAGATGAAGTCCCCGTTCGAGTGGGACATTGTCACCAGGGGCCTGGTGGCCATGGCGGTCGAGGGCTTCGTGGGCTTCCTCCTCACCATCATGTGCCAGTTTAACTTCCTGCGGCAGCCGCA GCGCATGCCCGTGTCGACAAAGCCCGTGGAGGACGACGTGGACGTGGCCAGCGAGCGGCAGCGAGTGCTGCGGGGCGACGCTGACAACGACATGGTCAAAATCGAGAACCTGACCAAG GTGTACAAGTCGCGGAAGCTCGGGCGCATCCTGGCTGTGGACCGCCTGTGCCTGGGCGTGCGTCCTGGCGAGTGCTTTGGCCTTCTGGGCGTCAACGGCGCGGGCAAGACCAGCACCTTCAAGATGCTGACGGGCGACGAGAGCACGACGGGGGGCGAGGCCTTTGTCAACGGGCACAG CGTGCTCAAGGAGCTGCTCCAGGTGCAGCAGAGCCTGGGCTACTGCCCACAGTTCGACGCCCTGTTCGATGAGCTCACGGCCCGGGAGCACCTGCAGCTGTACACGCGGCTCCGCGGCATCCCCTGGAAGGATGAGGCCCGG GTGGTGAAGTGGGCCCTGGAGAAGCTGGAGCTGACCAAGTACGCGGACAAGCCTGCCGGTACCTACAGCGGAGGCAACAAGCGGAAGCTGTCGACAGCCATTGCCCTCATCGGGTACCCTGCATTCATCTTCCTG GACGAGCCCACCACAGGCATGGACCCTAAGGCTCGGCGCTTCCTCTGGAACCTCATTTTGGACCTCATCAAGACAGGGCGCTCGGTGGTGCTCACTTCGCACAG CATGGAGGAGTGCGAGGCGCTGTGCACGCGGCTGGCCATCATGGTGAACGGGCGCCTGCGCTGTCTGGGCAGCATCCAGCATCTGAAGAACCG GTTCGGGGACGGCTACATGATCACAGTGAGGACCAAGGGCAGCCAGAACGTGAAGGACGTGGTGCGGTTCTTCAGCAGGAACTTCCCGGAGGCCGTGCTCAAG GAGCGGCACCACACAAAGGTGCAGTACCAGCTCAAGTCGGAGCACATCTCGCTGGCGCAGGTGTTCAGCAAGATGGAGCAGGTGGTGGGCGTGCTGGGCCTCGAGGACTACTCAGTCAGCCAGACCACCCTGGACAAC GTGTTCGTGAACTTCGCCAAGAAGCAGAGCGACAACCTGGAGCCGCAGGAGGCAGAGCCCCCCTCGGCGCTGCAGTCCCCGCTGGGCCGCCTACTCAGCCTTTTCCGGCCTCGGCCCCCCACCACTGAGCTGCGGGCGCTCGTGGCCGACGAGCCCGAGGACCTGGACACGGAGGACGAGGGCCTCATCAGCTTCGAGGAGGAGAGG GCCCAGCTCTCCTTCAACACGGACACGCTCTGCTGA